A window from Theropithecus gelada isolate Dixy chromosome 1, Tgel_1.0, whole genome shotgun sequence encodes these proteins:
- the PRMT6 gene encoding protein arginine N-methyltransferase 6, which yields MSQPKKRKLESGGGGEGGEGAEEEDGAEREAALERPRRTKRERDQLYYECYSDVSVHEEMIADRVRTDAYRLGILRNWAALRGKTVLDVGAGTGILSIFCAQAGARRVYAVEASAIWQQAREVVRFNGLEDRVHVLPGPVETVELPEQVDAIVSEWMGYGLLHESMLSSVLHARTKWLKEGGLLLPASAELFIAPISDQMLEWRLGFWSQVKQHYGVDMSCLEGFATRCLMGHSEIVVQGLSGEDVLARPQRFAQLELSRAGLEQELEAGVGGRFRCSCYGSAPMHGFAIWFQVTFPGGESEKPLVLSTSPFHPATHWKQALLYLNEPVQVEQDTDVSGEITLLPSRDNPRRLRVLLRYKVGDQEEKTKDFAMED from the coding sequence ATGTCGCAGCCCAAGAAAAGAAAGCTTGAGTCGGGGGGCGGCGGCgaaggaggggagggagctgAAGAGGAAGATGGCGCGGAGCGGGAGGCGGCCCTGGAGCGACCCCGGAGGACTAAGCGGGAGCGGGACCAGCTGTACTATGAGTGCTACTCGGACGTTTCGGTCCACGAGGAGATGATCGCAGACCGCGTCCGCACCGATGCCTACCGCCTGGGTATCCTGCGGAACTGGGCAGCACTGCGAGGCAAGACGGTACTTGACGTGGGCGCGGGCACCGGCATTCTGAGTATCTTCTGTGCCCAGGCCGGGGCCCGGCGCGTGTACGCGGTAGAGGCCAGCGCCATCTGGCAACAGGCCCGGGAGGTGGTAAGGTTCAACGGGCTGGAGGACCGGGTGCACGTCCTGCCGGGACCGGTGGAGACTGTGGAGTTGCCGGAACAGGTGGATGCCATCGTGAGCGAATGGATGGGCTACGGACTCCTGCACGAGTCCATGCTGAGCTCCGTCCTCCACGCGCGAACCAAGTGGCTGAAGGAGGGCGGTCTTCTCCTGCCGGCCTCCGCCGAGCTCTTCATAGCCCCCATCAGCGACCAGATGCTGGAATGGCGCCTGGGCTTCTGGAGCCAGGTGAAGCAGCACTATGGTGTGGACATGAGCTGCCTGGAGGGCTTCGCCACGCGCTGCCTCATGGGCCACTCGGAGATCGTTGTGCAGGGATTGTCCGGCGAGGACGTGCTGGCCCGGCCGCAGCGCTTTGCGCAACTAGAGCTCTCCCGCGCCGGCTTGGAGCAGGAGCTGGAGGCCGGAGTGGGCGGGCGCTTCCGCTGCAGCTGCTATGGCTCGGCGCCCATGCATGGCTTTGCCATCTGGTTCCAGGTGACCTTCCCTGGAGGGGAGTCGGAGAAACCCCTGGTGCTGTCCACCTCGCCTTTTCACCCCGCCACGCACTGGAAACAGGCGCTTCTCTACCTAAACGAGCCAGTGCAAGTGGAGCAAGACACGGATGTTTCAGGAGAGATCACGCTGCTGCCCTCCCGGGACAACCCCCGTCGCCTGCGCGTGCTGCTGCGCTACAAAGTGGGAGACCAGGAGGAGAAGACCAAAGACTTTGCCATGGAGGACTGA